One Bradyrhizobium zhanjiangense DNA segment encodes these proteins:
- a CDS encoding amino acid ABC transporter permease: MFGVLFEQTADGQRYIDWLVSGLGWTLALAFFGWWIAFGIGVVVGVGRTVQNRFFSILARLYVEIFRNIPVLVQMFLWYFVFPEVVPTALGDAIKQIPPPWASFFPALLCLGLYTASRIAEQVRAGIEALPKGQIEAANALGLSGYLTYRYVVVPQALRLIVPSLTSEVMGIYKNTSVALTIGLMELTAQARQISEATFQTFSAFGAATIIYLCLALVAYQAMTFIDKAVRIPGSAPVKLTAGQDLAAQMQQSGALPGAMEVVK, from the coding sequence ATGTTCGGAGTGCTTTTTGAACAAACGGCGGACGGCCAGCGCTATATCGACTGGCTTGTGTCGGGTCTCGGTTGGACGCTGGCTCTGGCCTTCTTCGGCTGGTGGATCGCCTTCGGCATCGGTGTGGTCGTCGGCGTGGGCCGCACAGTCCAGAATCGCTTCTTTTCGATCCTGGCCCGGCTCTATGTCGAGATATTCAGAAACATCCCGGTCCTGGTGCAGATGTTCCTCTGGTACTTCGTCTTCCCGGAGGTCGTGCCCACCGCGCTGGGCGATGCCATCAAGCAGATTCCGCCGCCCTGGGCATCGTTCTTCCCGGCACTCCTTTGCCTTGGACTCTACACGGCTTCCCGAATAGCCGAGCAGGTCCGGGCGGGTATCGAAGCACTCCCGAAGGGACAGATCGAGGCGGCCAATGCTCTCGGCCTCAGTGGTTACCTCACCTATCGATATGTTGTCGTGCCGCAGGCCTTGCGCCTCATCGTGCCGAGCCTCACCAGCGAGGTGATGGGCATATACAAGAACACCTCGGTCGCACTCACGATCGGCTTGATGGAGCTCACCGCGCAGGCGCGCCAGATCAGCGAGGCCACGTTCCAGACGTTCTCGGCATTTGGCGCGGCGACGATCATCTACCTCTGTCTGGCGCTCGTTGCGTATCAGGCCATGACGTTCATCGACAAAGCAGTCCGCATTCCGGGGAGCGCTCCCGTCAAGCTCACTGCTGGCCAGGATCTGGCCGCCCAGATGCAGCAAAGCGGCGCTCTGCCCGGTGCCATGGAGGTCGTGAAATGA
- a CDS encoding amino acid ABC transporter permease gives MNTLDFSILAQSWPYLWSGLLFSLALTAAAFAIGMVLGTCLALVQHFEIPLFAQIIRGYVAVIRSIPLILVLFWFFFLVPIVLGHLSGNGRPIPIGATYTAFITFGLFEAAYYSEIIRVGLRAVNKGQFEACQALALSTYDTYRHVVLPQVLRVASPIILSQTIILFQDTSLVYVLSLTDLLGAASKLAQLNGRLVEMYLVVAVAYLAISSAASQCVAALRKRYALATSR, from the coding sequence ATGAACACCCTCGATTTCTCGATTCTAGCGCAATCCTGGCCCTATCTCTGGTCGGGCCTGCTCTTCTCGCTTGCGCTCACGGCCGCCGCATTCGCCATCGGCATGGTTCTCGGGACCTGCCTTGCGCTCGTACAGCATTTCGAGATTCCGCTGTTCGCCCAGATCATCCGCGGCTACGTTGCGGTCATCCGGTCGATCCCGCTGATCCTCGTTCTGTTTTGGTTTTTCTTCCTGGTGCCAATCGTGCTTGGGCATCTCAGTGGCAACGGCCGCCCGATCCCGATCGGCGCCACCTATACGGCCTTTATCACCTTTGGCTTGTTTGAGGCGGCCTACTACTCCGAGATCATCCGTGTCGGGCTGCGGGCCGTGAACAAGGGCCAGTTCGAGGCCTGCCAGGCACTCGCGTTGTCCACTTATGATACCTACCGCCATGTCGTCCTCCCGCAGGTCCTGCGCGTGGCCAGTCCGATCATCCTGAGCCAGACCATCATCCTGTTTCAGGACACTTCTCTGGTTTATGTCCTTTCGCTGACGGATCTTCTGGGCGCAGCTTCCAAGCTTGCGCAGCTCAACGGCCGCCTCGTCGAAATGTACTTGGTCGTGGCGGTGGCCTACCTCGCCATCAGTTCTGCAGCTTCCCAGTGTGTCGCTGCCCTTCGCAAACGATACGCTCTCGCCACATCGCGATAA